A portion of the Streptococcus urinalis 2285-97 genome contains these proteins:
- a CDS encoding DapH/DapD/GlmU-related protein yields MVKRQYTSFGNPELFEEAIAVTMDINSHYHEPKELRELMSQLIGKKVPDSFRLFPPFYADFGKNITFEEDVFVNSGCHFQDQGGIEIGQGSLIGHNVVLATVNHALEPSQNRKNTYNGITIGNHVWIGSNATILPGVRVGDWAVIAAGAVVSKDVEPYTIVGGVPAKVIKTIDPNS; encoded by the coding sequence ATGGTAAAACGTCAATACACTAGTTTTGGGAATCCAGAATTATTTGAAGAAGCAATTGCTGTAACGATGGACATAAATAGTCATTATCATGAACCTAAAGAATTACGTGAGTTGATGAGTCAATTGATTGGTAAAAAAGTTCCTGATAGTTTTAGATTATTTCCACCATTCTATGCTGATTTTGGAAAAAATATTACTTTTGAAGAAGATGTTTTTGTTAATTCTGGATGTCATTTTCAAGATCAAGGTGGTATTGAGATAGGTCAAGGAAGCCTTATAGGACATAATGTTGTTTTGGCTACTGTCAACCATGCTTTAGAGCCAAGTCAAAATCGCAAAAACACATATAATGGTATCACAATTGGAAATCATGTTTGGATTGGTTCCAATGCCACCATTTTACCAGGTGTTAGAGTGGGAGATTGGGCTGTTATTGCTGCTGGAGCAGTTGTTTCTAAAGACGTTGAGCCATACACTATTGTGGGTGGTGTACCTGCAAAAGTCATCAAAACAATTGATCCAAATAGTTAA
- a CDS encoding AEC family transporter, which yields MIDILIKSMGFILIICLGYLLKVKRFLSLEDGKAISRLVINVTLPCALILSTREINVSAELFILLFVGFFSNCLLLFLGYMQGRHFDSILKGQSIIQLAGFNVGNFAFPFVQSFFPIQYGVSVILFDIGNAIMVFGGNYALSSSISGIGEKLSFRGLIKTLLHSVPFCTYLVCFILSLLKWTIPDSIVSVIKLGADANPFLAMLSLGTMVDLSINKSQIKELFQLLASRLLLTFLIIAILNLLPISSIAKEMVTICLLAPIAVVTPIFAQKLGSSSSTPANVSTLSIFSSILLMMIAILVFH from the coding sequence ATGATAGACATTTTAATTAAGTCAATGGGATTTATCCTCATTATTTGTTTAGGTTATTTATTAAAAGTAAAGCGCTTTCTTAGTCTAGAAGATGGGAAAGCTATTTCACGTTTAGTTATTAATGTAACCTTACCTTGTGCTCTAATATTATCCACTAGAGAAATCAATGTTTCCGCAGAATTGTTTATTCTATTATTTGTTGGATTTTTTTCAAATTGTCTCTTGTTATTTCTTGGTTATATGCAAGGTAGACATTTTGATTCCATTTTAAAAGGTCAAAGTATTATTCAATTAGCTGGGTTTAACGTTGGTAACTTTGCTTTTCCTTTCGTTCAAAGTTTCTTTCCAATTCAGTATGGTGTATCTGTTATTTTATTTGATATAGGTAATGCGATCATGGTTTTTGGGGGTAATTATGCTTTATCCTCTTCAATTTCTGGAATTGGTGAAAAACTCAGTTTTAGAGGTTTGATAAAAACCCTATTACATTCAGTACCATTTTGTACCTATCTTGTTTGTTTTATTTTATCTCTTCTAAAATGGACGATACCAGATTCGATTGTAAGTGTTATTAAGCTCGGAGCTGATGCGAATCCTTTCTTAGCCATGTTGAGTTTAGGTACTATGGTCGATTTATCTATCAATAAAAGCCAAATTAAAGAACTCTTTCAGCTATTGGCAAGTCGCCTTTTACTAACTTTTCTTATTATTGCAATACTTAACCTCTTACCAATATCATCTATAGCAAAAGAAATGGTGACAATTTGCTTACTTGCGCCAATTGCTGTTGTGACACCAATTTTTGCACAAAAACTAGGCAGTAGCAGTTCTACCCCAGCAAATGTCAGCACACTTAGCATCTTTTCAAGTATTCTTTTAATGATGATTGCTATTTTAGTTTTTCACTGA
- the recX gene encoding recombination regulator RecX, translating into MKITKIEKKKRLYLLEFDNLKKIYVTEDTIVRFMLTKGKSLTENELVDIETFAQESYAKDLALYYISFQARTENEIQQYLKKHDITEPIIIKVVSHLKEKKWIDDDLFIKSTIESNLNHGDKGPKQIKQKLFQKGITLTRIDKLLENYDFQNVSDRIANKAFKKYYKKYPLNQLKLKIKTFLAQKGFSTEMITISLKKLPLEKDETQEKNLLDKELEKQYRKYSKKYQGYELKQRLIQSLFRKGFGYDDIKSRYKDFFE; encoded by the coding sequence ATGAAAATAACCAAAATTGAAAAGAAAAAACGCCTTTACCTTCTTGAATTTGATAATTTGAAAAAAATATATGTGACTGAAGACACGATTGTTCGCTTTATGCTCACAAAAGGAAAGTCCCTAACTGAAAATGAACTTGTTGATATTGAAACCTTTGCACAAGAATCCTATGCCAAAGATTTAGCTCTCTATTACATTTCCTTTCAAGCACGTACAGAAAATGAAATCCAACAATATCTAAAAAAACATGACATAACTGAACCAATCATAATCAAAGTAGTAAGTCATTTAAAAGAGAAAAAATGGATAGATGATGACTTATTTATCAAAAGCACTATAGAATCAAACTTAAATCATGGCGATAAAGGTCCTAAACAAATTAAACAAAAACTTTTTCAAAAAGGTATAACCCTAACGAGAATCGATAAACTATTAGAAAATTATGATTTTCAAAATGTTTCAGATCGTATCGCAAATAAAGCTTTTAAAAAATACTATAAGAAATACCCACTTAACCAATTAAAACTAAAAATAAAAACATTTTTAGCTCAAAAGGGATTCTCAACAGAAATGATAACTATTAGTCTAAAAAAGTTACCATTGGAAAAAGATGAGACTCAAGAAAAAAATCTTTTGGATAAAGAATTAGAAAAACAATATCGTAAATATAGTAAAAAGTACCAAGGCTATGAATTGAAGCAACGATTAATTCAATCATTATTTCGAAAAGGGTTCGGTTATGATGATATAAAATCAAGATATAAAGACTTTTTTGAATAA
- a CDS encoding DUF1003 domain-containing protein, giving the protein MVCVDFIDQNTYEESEGFYVSDLDLGIKAMVKTRYPSLMENDFISYGNLSHYCMTYIDEIVLRAKQKNETIKDNVTGLMKDEEKPFNVEERLNKQATFGQRIADNVARFGGSWTFILIFVFAMAIWMLINVFKPFGIQFDPYPFILLNLALSTIAAIQAPLIMMSQNRAADYDRLQARNDFNVNKTSEVEIRLLHEKIDHMVQQDQTELLEIQKLQTEMLVSLTNQLAQLKQEQKLK; this is encoded by the coding sequence ATGGTTTGTGTAGATTTCATTGATCAAAATACTTATGAAGAGTCTGAAGGGTTTTACGTTTCAGATTTAGATTTGGGCATTAAAGCTATGGTCAAAACACGCTATCCATCACTGATGGAAAATGATTTTATTTCTTATGGTAATTTAAGCCATTATTGTATGACTTACATTGATGAGATTGTTTTACGAGCCAAGCAGAAAAATGAGACGATAAAAGATAACGTCACTGGATTGATGAAAGATGAAGAAAAACCGTTCAACGTTGAAGAAAGATTGAATAAACAAGCAACATTTGGTCAACGTATTGCGGATAATGTCGCTAGATTTGGTGGTTCTTGGACTTTTATTCTTATTTTTGTGTTTGCGATGGCAATTTGGATGCTAATCAATGTCTTTAAACCTTTTGGGATTCAATTTGATCCTTATCCGTTTATATTATTGAATCTTGCTTTATCAACCATTGCAGCTATTCAAGCACCATTAATCATGATGAGTCAAAATAGAGCTGCGGATTATGATCGTCTTCAGGCTAGAAATGACTTTAATGTTAATAAAACTTCTGAAGTTGAAATCCGCTTATTGCATGAAAAAATTGATCACATGGTGCAACAAGATCAAACCGAATTGCTTGAAATTCAGAAATTACAAACTGAGATGTTAGTGTCATTGACAAATCAATTAGCACAATTAAAACAAGAACAAAAATTGAAATGA
- a CDS encoding GNAT family N-acetyltransferase, with amino-acid sequence MSILVRFASLKDAQSLLSIYKPYVEKTAITFEYEVPSLEEFENRISQIQSFYPYLVAEENGRIIGYAYASPFKDRAAYDWSVEVSVYLDHQSRGQGVGTILYEKLEIILEEMGILNTNACIAYAYDDTPYLTNASQAFHKKLGYQIVGHFHQSGYKFQHWFDMIWMEKLIGDHTSKPKPVKSVNDIKISLY; translated from the coding sequence ATGAGTATTTTAGTAAGATTTGCAAGTCTAAAAGATGCACAATCACTTTTATCTATTTACAAGCCCTATGTCGAAAAAACAGCCATAACTTTTGAATATGAAGTTCCTAGCTTAGAAGAATTTGAAAATAGAATCAGTCAGATTCAATCGTTTTATCCCTATTTAGTTGCCGAGGAGAACGGTCGCATTATTGGTTATGCTTATGCAAGTCCGTTTAAAGATAGAGCAGCTTATGATTGGTCGGTTGAAGTTTCAGTTTATTTAGATCATCAATCACGAGGACAGGGTGTTGGTACCATTCTTTATGAAAAATTAGAAATCATTCTTGAGGAAATGGGAATATTAAATACCAATGCCTGTATAGCCTATGCTTATGATGATACGCCATATTTAACAAATGCCAGTCAAGCATTTCATAAAAAATTAGGCTATCAAATTGTTGGTCATTTTCATCAATCTGGTTACAAATTTCAACACTGGTTTGACATGATTTGGATGGAGAAGCTAATTGGTGATCATACTTCAAAACCAAAACCAGTAAAATCAGTAAATGATATTAAGATTAGTTTATACTAA
- a CDS encoding GHKL domain-containing protein has product MLPAKVLEAQNLCLKVNVEIPKPIDLRHIDTLDFIRIMTILLDNAIEAAIESRDKEVSLAFLDEKDKVVIVIKNTTKQKRVSYQNIFNKGISSKGYGRGIGLSSVSEILDRYSYITITTTSYNFSFTQIIEIKKLG; this is encoded by the coding sequence ATGCTTCCTGCAAAAGTCTTAGAAGCTCAAAACCTTTGTTTAAAAGTAAATGTTGAAATTCCCAAACCAATTGATTTAAGACATATTGATACTTTAGATTTTATTCGGATTATGACGATTCTATTAGACAATGCTATCGAAGCTGCTATTGAATCTCGTGACAAAGAAGTCTCATTAGCATTTCTTGATGAAAAAGATAAAGTGGTTATTGTCATAAAAAATACCACAAAGCAAAAAAGAGTAAGTTATCAAAATATCTTTAATAAAGGTATTTCATCAAAAGGTTATGGTAGAGGTATCGGTTTATCCAGTGTCAGTGAAATTTTGGATCGCTATAGTTATATTACGATAACAACAACGTCTTACAACTTTTCATTTACACAAATAATAGAAATAAAAAAACTAGGATAA
- a CDS encoding LytTR family transcriptional regulator DNA-binding domain-containing protein, translating to MKYFIVEKNNQLYHINQHDVYYVYTKNDAPHLVFYCTEDGEFYNRTTLKALLEQKSYLFKRCHRSVIINLEKVKSLDPQKRLISFSRSIQSVVASRRYFKTILEEFKAG from the coding sequence ATGAAGTATTTTATTGTCGAAAAAAATAACCAACTCTATCACATCAATCAACACGATGTCTACTATGTTTATACTAAAAATGATGCACCTCATTTGGTTTTTTATTGCACTGAAGATGGTGAATTTTATAATAGAACCACATTAAAAGCACTTCTTGAACAAAAAAGTTATCTTTTTAAGAGATGTCATCGAAGTGTCATTATTAATTTAGAAAAAGTAAAGTCATTAGATCCTCAGAAAAGGTTGATTTCATTCAGTCGTAGTATCCAAAGCGTTGTGGCTTCGAGACGTTATTTTAAGACTATTTTGGAAGAATTCAAGGCAGGTTAA
- the rlmD gene encoding 23S rRNA (uracil(1939)-C(5))-methyltransferase RlmD, whose product MLLKERQTFSLKIKRMGINGEGIGFYKKTLVFVPGALKGEEVICRVTSVKPRFILAQLVSIKKASKYRVIPECPIYEECGGCQIMHLRYDKQLDFKDDLIKQSLKKFKPKNYESIEVRHTKGMEVPKHYRAKLQFQTRMISGSVKAGLFKEGSHHLVSIKDCLVQDSTTQKIINEIVRLLDKYKVPIYNERKIQGIRTVMIRRAKASDDVQIIFISSKEVRLTPVIKELVNQYDNLKTIAINLNNSKKSDIYGQDTEIIWGQDNITEEVLDYQFALSPRAFYQLNPSQTNVLYQQVVDALEVNENDDIIDAYCGVGTIGFAFANKVKSIRGMDIIPDAIKDAKKNASFMGFKNTSYFVGKAEELIPKWYKEGYRADALIVDPPRTGLDDKLLKTIIQYPPKKMVYVSCNASTLARDLVTLSKLYQIDYIQSVDMFPQTARTEAVVKLKRK is encoded by the coding sequence ATGTTATTAAAAGAAAGACAAACTTTTTCTCTCAAAATAAAACGCATGGGAATTAACGGTGAAGGAATTGGATTTTATAAAAAGACATTAGTCTTTGTTCCAGGCGCATTAAAGGGAGAAGAAGTTATTTGTAGAGTTACTTCTGTTAAACCAAGGTTTATCTTGGCTCAGTTAGTTTCAATAAAAAAAGCTTCTAAGTATCGTGTTATCCCTGAATGTCCTATTTACGAAGAATGTGGTGGCTGTCAAATCATGCATTTGAGGTATGATAAGCAACTGGATTTTAAAGATGATTTAATTAAGCAGTCGTTGAAAAAATTTAAACCCAAAAATTATGAATCAATTGAAGTTCGTCATACTAAAGGAATGGAAGTTCCAAAGCATTACAGGGCTAAACTCCAATTTCAAACTAGAATGATTTCGGGTTCAGTTAAGGCAGGGCTTTTTAAAGAGGGCAGTCACCATTTGGTTTCAATTAAAGATTGCTTAGTACAAGATAGTACAACTCAAAAAATAATTAACGAAATCGTTAGATTATTGGATAAATACAAAGTACCAATTTATAACGAACGTAAAATTCAAGGGATAAGAACTGTAATGATTAGGCGTGCTAAAGCAAGTGATGATGTTCAAATTATCTTTATCTCTAGTAAAGAAGTTAGATTGACACCAGTTATCAAAGAACTTGTAAATCAGTATGATAATCTTAAAACAATTGCTATAAATCTAAACAATTCTAAAAAAAGTGATATTTATGGTCAAGATACTGAAATTATTTGGGGCCAAGATAATATTACTGAAGAGGTATTAGATTATCAATTTGCATTATCTCCTAGAGCCTTTTACCAATTAAATCCTAGCCAGACTAATGTACTTTATCAGCAAGTGGTAGATGCCTTAGAAGTTAACGAAAATGATGATATTATTGATGCTTATTGTGGTGTTGGCACAATTGGCTTTGCTTTTGCAAATAAAGTCAAAAGTATTAGAGGAATGGATATTATTCCTGACGCTATAAAGGATGCAAAGAAAAATGCCTCTTTTATGGGATTTAAGAATACCTCTTATTTTGTTGGGAAAGCCGAAGAATTGATCCCAAAATGGTATAAAGAAGGTTACCGAGCGGATGCTTTAATTGTTGATCCTCCTAGAACGGGTTTGGATGATAAATTGCTAAAGACCATAATTCAATACCCTCCTAAAAAAATGGTTTATGTATCTTGTAATGCCTCTACATTAGCAAGAGACTTAGTGACCTTATCAAAACTTTATCAAATTGATTATATTCAGTCTGTCGATATGTTTCCACAAACAGCTAGGACTGAAGCGGTAGTGAAATTAAAACGAAAATAA
- a CDS encoding YesL family protein yields the protein MVQKYLLSIWHFFQLTVIFHLLSFSGILFFGIGPAWQTILTLYLIHQKEPYRYSLREAFHIWKHNFKRANLYFWMMTPLFLALIFNLNLSMQGNGVFWYLLTFLIFVLIIIGMLFYVYLAFYESTYELSIWDNYKLAGISLMIDIRRTLILTIAMMLMFIVTWYCPVFYLFLTFGINVFLFDKLTKPVRKIIDDLFIIKPTRLID from the coding sequence ATGGTTCAAAAATATCTTTTGTCGATTTGGCATTTTTTTCAACTGACAGTCATTTTTCATCTTCTATCATTTAGTGGCATTCTTTTTTTTGGTATTGGACCTGCTTGGCAAACAATACTGACACTTTACTTGATACATCAAAAAGAACCTTATCGTTATTCACTAAGAGAAGCATTTCATATTTGGAAACATAATTTTAAAAGAGCCAATCTCTATTTCTGGATGATGACACCTCTCTTTTTAGCTCTAATTTTTAACTTGAATTTAAGTATGCAAGGAAATGGAGTATTCTGGTACCTACTGACTTTTTTGATCTTTGTATTAATTATCATAGGTATGCTCTTTTATGTCTATCTGGCATTTTATGAATCTACTTATGAATTATCCATATGGGATAATTATAAATTGGCTGGGATTAGCTTAATGATTGACATCAGACGAACGCTAATATTGACTATAGCAATGATGTTGATGTTTATCGTGACTTGGTATTGTCCTGTTTTCTACCTTTTTTTAACTTTTGGTATTAATGTGTTTCTCTTTGATAAATTGACAAAACCTGTACGAAAAATTATTGATGACTTATTTATTATTAAACCAACGCGTCTGATTGACTAA
- a CDS encoding nucleoside phosphorylase, translating into MILEEFDSTKTAIINPCDIIAPIVSFPDTVITCFARETFKRLLQEFPHRQIAKTSVANLDIPIYELTYHHQRFAFFNSYVGASGCVAVLEDLVAMGMKNLLVFGTCGVLKSDIQEISIIIPTSAIRDEGTSYHYLEASPEVSVNRAFLKDLESFLTKSKVHYQTGKVWTTDGIYRETIEKMRQRKAQGAICVDMECSAIAAFSQFREINHIQFFYSADNLDAEVWQARTLTNESDLETKDTIALLSLEIASHIFNH; encoded by the coding sequence ATGATACTAGAAGAATTTGATTCAACTAAAACAGCTATTATCAACCCTTGTGACATTATTGCACCAATTGTTTCATTTCCAGATACTGTGATTACATGCTTTGCAAGAGAAACATTTAAACGTTTATTGCAGGAATTCCCACATCGACAGATTGCAAAAACCAGTGTCGCCAATTTAGACATACCTATTTATGAATTAACTTATCATCATCAGAGATTTGCTTTTTTTAATAGCTATGTTGGTGCTTCAGGTTGTGTTGCCGTTTTAGAAGATTTGGTCGCTATGGGGATGAAGAATCTTTTGGTTTTTGGGACCTGTGGTGTCTTAAAATCAGATATTCAAGAGATATCTATTATCATTCCAACAAGTGCTATTAGAGATGAGGGAACAAGTTATCATTATCTTGAGGCTAGTCCAGAAGTTAGTGTAAATAGAGCTTTTCTTAAGGATTTAGAAAGTTTTTTGACAAAATCAAAAGTTCATTATCAAACTGGAAAAGTCTGGACTACTGATGGTATTTACCGTGAAACGATAGAAAAAATGCGTCAACGAAAAGCTCAAGGTGCTATCTGTGTTGACATGGAATGCTCTGCAATAGCTGCATTTTCACAATTTCGAGAGATTAACCATATTCAATTTTTTTATTCTGCAGATAATTTAGATGCAGAAGTTTGGCAAGCAAGAACCTTAACTAATGAAAGTGACCTAGAAACTAAAGATACCATTGCTTTGCTGTCTCTTGAAATAGCTAGTCATATCTTTAACCATTAA
- a CDS encoding MarR family winged helix-turn-helix transcriptional regulator: METHKIGILIKMASVEFEKDAATILKHYDLTPSQFKILRYVNHFKEKKIRQIDIEHTFNMSNPTVTGILQNLEKKEYIKRLPNPEDKRSKVIILSQKLKDQKLNFERISQEINNTFTKNLDSEQSQLLADLLHELLDGRQKCPIKGLNNSK; this comes from the coding sequence ATGGAAACACATAAAATTGGTATCTTAATCAAAATGGCAAGTGTGGAATTTGAAAAAGACGCAGCAACAATATTAAAACATTATGATTTGACACCTAGTCAGTTTAAGATTCTTAGGTATGTTAATCACTTTAAAGAAAAAAAGATCAGGCAAATCGATATTGAACATACCTTTAACATGTCAAATCCCACTGTCACTGGAATCCTTCAAAATTTGGAAAAAAAAGAATATATCAAGCGACTTCCAAATCCAGAAGATAAACGCAGTAAAGTGATTATTCTTAGTCAAAAATTAAAAGACCAAAAGCTAAACTTTGAACGAATAAGTCAAGAAATTAATAATACCTTTACAAAAAATCTTGATTCAGAACAATCGCAACTTTTAGCTGACCTTCTACATGAATTATTAGACGGGAGACAAAAATGTCCTATCAAAGGTCTTAATAATTCAAAATAA
- a CDS encoding YehR family lipoprotein, whose product MKVKRYLLVTLSAFFLVVLAACGSKTTSTPVKHTNFQQIDNVKDIRMVYYYKGDKVTKQTATNTIKYSAIGATNKDEAKAKLASSTKQYQGVKGLSESIDYKDTYLVEKVSVDYTKGDLDELSKINGVSINSNGKKISYISYKQSKKLLLNNGFKVVKNGQFKRLDTSK is encoded by the coding sequence ATGAAAGTAAAACGTTATCTATTAGTGACTTTGTCAGCCTTCTTCTTGGTTGTTCTCGCAGCATGTGGCTCTAAGACAACTAGCACGCCAGTTAAACACACTAATTTCCAACAAATTGACAATGTCAAAGACATTCGTATGGTTTACTATTATAAAGGTGATAAAGTTACCAAACAAACGGCAACTAATACTATTAAGTATTCTGCTATTGGTGCAACAAATAAAGACGAAGCTAAAGCAAAATTAGCCTCATCAACTAAACAATACCAAGGTGTTAAAGGATTAAGTGAATCTATTGATTATAAAGATACTTATCTAGTAGAAAAAGTTTCAGTTGATTATACTAAAGGTGATTTGGATGAGCTTTCAAAAATTAATGGTGTTTCCATTAACTCTAATGGTAAAAAAATTAGCTATATCAGCTACAAACAATCTAAAAAATTACTTTTAAACAATGGTTTTAAAGTTGTTAAAAATGGTCAATTTAAAAGACTGGATACAAGTAAATAA
- a CDS encoding ATP-binding cassette domain-containing protein has translation MNPLENIINLQEKIQKAKVATSRLNDVLYLKTENQQLSQKFSQKDPEITLQNVSYQYQYPQNAIEKLNLKIPFGQKITVLGSSGSGKSTVAKLLVSFIKPQQGIIKINQTNIDTINPTLLRSMISYIPQESFLFEGTIRSNLTLGLSQEVTDQELIDVCQTVNIMEDINQMIFGFDTHISNTSGLSGGQKQRLAIARALLRQSPIIILDEATSALDLKTENSVIQNLMSIQDKTIIFIAHRLSVAKKTDCILVLDKGKIVEYGNHQELLSQKGVYSQLYTLNT, from the coding sequence TTGAATCCTCTTGAAAATATTATTAATCTTCAAGAAAAAATTCAAAAAGCAAAAGTTGCAACTTCTCGCTTAAATGATGTTTTGTACTTAAAAACTGAAAATCAACAGCTTTCTCAAAAATTTTCTCAAAAGGATCCTGAGATTACGCTTCAAAACGTCAGCTATCAATACCAATATCCACAAAATGCAATAGAAAAGCTCAATTTAAAAATACCATTTGGTCAAAAAATAACGGTATTAGGGAGTTCTGGTTCGGGAAAATCAACAGTTGCTAAATTACTCGTTTCTTTCATAAAACCTCAACAAGGTATCATAAAAATTAATCAAACCAATATTGACACGATCAATCCAACTCTTTTACGGTCTATGATAAGCTATATTCCACAAGAATCATTTCTTTTTGAGGGAACCATACGTTCAAACCTAACCTTGGGACTTTCTCAAGAGGTGACCGACCAAGAACTAATTGATGTTTGCCAAACAGTTAATATAATGGAAGATATCAATCAAATGATTTTCGGATTTGATACCCATATTTCCAATACATCAGGTTTATCTGGAGGACAAAAACAACGACTTGCAATAGCACGCGCATTACTAAGGCAATCACCAATAATTATTTTGGACGAGGCTACGAGTGCACTTGACTTAAAAACTGAAAATAGTGTGATTCAAAACCTCATGTCTATTCAAGATAAAACCATCATTTTTATTGCACACAGGCTATCTGTTGCTAAGAAAACAGACTGTATTTTAGTGCTTGATAAAGGTAAGATCGTTGAGTATGGTAATCATCAAGAACTCCTATCGCAAAAAGGCGTTTACAGTCAGTTGTATACCTTAAATACGTAA
- a CDS encoding DUF1912 family protein — protein sequence MTYEQEFLHDFEEWINSQIMINNLAMEESRRIAEEDKDERAADAYIRYESKLDAYQFIKGKFENYQAGKSFHDLPDNLFGERHY from the coding sequence ATGACTTATGAGCAAGAATTTTTGCATGATTTTGAGGAATGGATCAATTCGCAAATCATGATCAATAATCTAGCAATGGAAGAAAGCCGTCGAATTGCTGAGGAAGACAAGGACGAAAGAGCTGCTGATGCTTATATTCGTTACGAAAGTAAACTTGATGCCTATCAATTTATTAAAGGTAAATTTGAAAATTATCAAGCTGGAAAATCCTTTCATGATTTACCGGACAATTTATTTGGTGAAAGACATTATTAA